The following coding sequences are from one Triticum dicoccoides isolate Atlit2015 ecotype Zavitan chromosome 4A, WEW_v2.0, whole genome shotgun sequence window:
- the LOC119287172 gene encoding 3-ketoacyl-CoA synthase 6-like, which yields MVTLPVAAASLITMVWLGAEELASRLSELNPEHLFLACFFPATAAIVYLMLRPRAVYLVDYAGFRTPSNCRVPFATFLEHGRQLPEFNERSIRFMTRLLERSGLGNETCLPPTHHYIGTHKYCTVDAARAEFELVAFSAIDDLLAKTGIAPDAIDIVIVNCSLFCPTPSLVDIIINKYKLRSDVRSMHLSGMGCSAGMISVGLARNLLQVAPRGAHALVVSTETVTPNYYFGTERAMLLPNCLFRIGGAAALLSTSSAKARFRLKHVVRTLTGADDSSFRCVFQEEDGEGYRGINLNKDLMNIAGNSLKANITAMGPLVLPTREQLMFAFSFIARKVIGKRVKPYIPDFRTAFEHFCIHAGGRAVIDELQKSLSLSDEQVEASRMTLHRFGNTSSSSLWYELAYIEAKGRMRKGDRVWMIGFGSGFKCNSAAWECIEPARNAHGPWATSIHRYPLDVPDVLKH from the coding sequence ATGGTCACCTTGCCCGTTGCCGCTGCCAGCCTTATCACGATGGTGTGGCTCGGAGCGGAGGAGCTGGCCAGCCGACTCTCTGAGCTCAACCCAGAGCACCTGTTTTTGGCCTGTTTCTTCCCGGCCACAGCGGCCATCGTCTACCTCATGCTGCGTCCACGCGCGGTGTATCTCGTCGACTACGCCGGCTTCCGTACCCCGTCTAATTGCCGGGTACCCTTCGCCACATTTCTGGAGCATGGCAGACAACTGCCTGAGTTCAACGAGCGCAGCATCCGGTTCATGACGCGGTTGCTGGAGCGCTCAGGTCTCGGGAACGAGACTTGCCTGCCCCCGACGCACCACTACATCGGGACGCACAAATATTGCACCGTCGATGCCGCCCGCGCCGAGTTCGAGCTCGTGGCTTTCTCAGCCATCGATGACCTGCTCGCCAAGACCGGCATCGCCCCGGACGCCATCGACATAGTCATCGTCAACTGCAGCTTGTTCTGTCCCACTCCGTCTTTGGTCGACATAATCATAAACAAGTACAAGCTGCGGAGCGACGTCCGCAGCATGCACCTCTCCGGCATGGGATGTAGCGCGGGGATGATCTCCGTGGGGCTCGCCCGGAACCTCCTGCAGGTTGCTCCCCGGGGCGCGCACGCGCTGGTCGTCTCTACAGAGACCGTCACGCCGAACTACTACTTCGGGACCGAGCGCGCAATGCTCCTGCCTAACTGCCTGTTCCGCATAGGCGGAGCGGCCGCGCTGCTGTCGACATCGTCGGCAAAGGCCCGGTTCCGCCTAAAGCATGTGGTGCGGACGCTCACCGGCGCCGACGACAGTTCGTTCCGGTGTGTGTTCCAGGAGGAGGACGGAGAGGGCTACCGCGGGATCAACCTCAACAAGGATCTGATGAACATCGCCGGCAACTCGCTCAAAGCCAACATCACCGCAATGGGGCCACTCGTCCTGCCGACCAGGGAGCAGCTCATGTTCGCCTTCTCCTTCATCGCACGGAAGGTGATCGGCAAGAGAGTGAAGCCGTACATCCCCGACTTCCGCACCGCGTTTGAGCACTTCTGCATCCATGCCGGTGGCCGCGCGGTCATTGACGAGCTGCAGAAGAGCCTTAGCCTTTCCGACGAGCAGGTGGAGGCATCACGCATGACACTGCACCGGTTTGGAAACACGTCGAGCAGCTCGCTGTGGTACGAGCTGGCCTACATAGAGGCCAAGGGCCGCATGCGCAAGGGCGACCGCGTGTGGATGATCGGCTTCGGATCTGGATTCAAGTGCAACAGTGCGGCGTGGGAGTGCATTGAGCCTGCGCGTAACGCCCATGGGCCGTGGGCAACGTCCATCCACAGATATCCGCTGGATGTTCCTGACGTTCTGAAGCATTAA